The following are encoded together in the Bacillus cereus group sp. RP43 genome:
- a CDS encoding zinc-binding dehydrogenase yields MKAMIIDKYGKVPMRMAAVPTPEINEYEVLAEIHAASINPIDFKIRDGKVKLLLKYKMPLILGNDFSGVIVKVGTKVTQFKVGDEIYARPRKNKIGTFAEYIAIHEDDIALKPKNLTFEEAASIPLIGLTSYQALHDIMQLQKGQKILIHAGSGGVGTFAIQLAKIMGATVATTASEAGENLVKSLGADEIINYKKEQFEDILKNYDAVFDTLGGTTLEKSFDIIKSEGNIVSVSGMPNARFGKEFGSGFFKTLLFSLASKKLTTLEKKHNAQYSFLFMKPSGDQLRIIANYIEAGKIKPVIDRVFPFEDAQKAMEYSEAGRAKGKIIVKIK; encoded by the coding sequence ATGAAAGCGATGATAATTGATAAATACGGGAAAGTTCCAATGCGTATGGCAGCGGTACCTACCCCTGAAATAAATGAGTATGAGGTGCTCGCAGAAATTCATGCAGCTAGCATTAACCCAATTGATTTTAAAATACGCGATGGAAAAGTGAAGTTGTTACTTAAATATAAAATGCCCCTTATTCTTGGTAATGACTTTTCTGGTGTCATTGTAAAAGTCGGAACTAAGGTGACTCAATTTAAAGTTGGTGATGAAATATATGCACGTCCAAGAAAAAATAAGATCGGTACTTTTGCGGAATATATAGCCATTCATGAAGATGATATAGCCTTAAAACCGAAAAATTTAACTTTTGAGGAAGCAGCGTCGATTCCACTCATTGGCTTAACATCATATCAAGCATTACATGACATCATGCAATTACAAAAAGGACAAAAGATTTTAATTCACGCTGGATCCGGCGGCGTTGGTACTTTCGCAATTCAGTTAGCCAAAATAATGGGTGCCACTGTTGCAACAACTGCTAGTGAAGCTGGTGAAAATTTAGTAAAGTCTCTTGGCGCAGATGAAATTATTAATTACAAAAAAGAACAGTTTGAAGATATACTGAAAAATTATGATGCGGTATTTGATACACTTGGCGGTACAACACTTGAAAAATCATTCGATATTATAAAAAGCGAAGGGAACATTGTTTCCGTTTCAGGAATGCCGAATGCTCGCTTCGGTAAAGAATTTGGTTCAGGATTTTTCAAAACACTCTTATTTTCATTAGCAAGCAAAAAACTTACTACACTTGAAAAAAAGCATAATGCTCAGTATTCATTTTTATTTATGAAGCCAAGTGGGGATCAATTACGTATAATTGCAAACTATATTGAAGCTGGAAAAATCAAACCGGTAATCGATCGAGTTTTCCCTTTTGAAGATGCTCAAAAAGCAATGGAATACTCAGAGGCTGGAAGAGCAAAAGGAAAAATCATTGTAAAAATAAAATAA
- a CDS encoding DUF4176 domain-containing protein, which produces MNSQLFPIGSIVILKEGTKKIMIFGRKQQVETDEVRKFDYMGCPYPEGYINPDFTYLCNHDDIQEVVSTGYEDQEERTFQENVLSKI; this is translated from the coding sequence ATGAATTCGCAACTTTTTCCTATAGGCTCTATTGTAATTTTAAAAGAAGGTACAAAGAAAATCATGATTTTTGGGCGGAAACAACAAGTAGAAACGGATGAGGTAAGAAAATTCGATTATATGGGATGTCCTTATCCAGAAGGCTATATTAATCCAGATTTCACTTATTTATGTAATCATGATGATATTCAAGAAGTTGTTTCAACTGGATATGAAGATCAAGAAGAACGTACTTTCCAAGAAAATGTATTGTCTAAAATATAA
- a CDS encoding YdcF family protein, whose product MVIPKYPEIPCLTKKQIEEITEITFLKESTPQECDAIFVFGGSHPGNWQAPLHAYQQGLGAQIIVTGGTSLHGMKHPNWNYGDLSESEVIVNKLIEHGVPEDAITFEKNSLHSIANLIEAKKIFDFTTVNSLLFVCKSLGAGRQYRVLKKHLPKHITCIPYTFDTSFDGDFIINRYSWMENEKSRSMIFGEYLRNVCYGRKGGIEPPEKEVHGLEEYVSHYFTLA is encoded by the coding sequence ATGGTAATCCCTAAATACCCTGAAATCCCATGTCTTACGAAAAAACAAATTGAAGAAATAACCGAAATCACTTTCCTAAAAGAATCAACACCACAAGAGTGTGATGCAATTTTCGTTTTCGGTGGTTCCCATCCTGGTAATTGGCAAGCTCCTCTACATGCTTATCAACAAGGTTTAGGTGCACAAATTATCGTCACAGGTGGTACTAGTTTACATGGAATGAAACATCCAAACTGGAATTATGGAGATTTATCAGAATCAGAAGTAATTGTTAACAAGTTAATTGAACACGGTGTACCCGAAGATGCTATCACTTTCGAGAAAAACTCTCTCCATTCTATCGCAAATCTAATTGAAGCTAAGAAGATTTTTGATTTTACAACAGTTAATAGTTTACTGTTTGTATGTAAAAGTTTAGGAGCAGGTCGGCAATATAGAGTATTAAAAAAACATTTACCAAAACATATAACTTGTATTCCATATACATTTGATACAAGTTTTGATGGTGATTTTATAATTAACAGATATAGTTGGATGGAAAATGAGAAAAGTCGCTCTATGATTTTCGGAGAATACTTGAGAAATGTTTGCTATGGTAGAAAAGGTGGTATTGAGCCACCTGAGAAAGAGGTTCATGGTTTAGAAGAATATGTATCCCATTACTTTACTCTTGCATAG
- a CDS encoding FMN-binding negative transcriptional regulator: protein MYIPKHFTIQDEETKYEIIEQNSFATLFSQHNGAPYATHLPLLLNRETLTLYGHFARPNEQWKDSGNQQVLAVFQGPHSYISPSWYETNKAVPTWNYVAVHVYGELEIVEDEQELIDSLQDLVHKYENSKSTYSLKDVDPNYMEGLRMGIVGFKIKINNIEGKAKLSQNHSVERRELVIKELEKVGSEGSRGIAKMMERN from the coding sequence ATGTACATACCAAAACATTTCACTATACAAGATGAAGAGACGAAGTACGAAATTATTGAACAAAATAGCTTTGCAACTTTATTTTCTCAACATAACGGAGCACCTTACGCAACGCATTTGCCGTTATTGTTAAATAGGGAAACACTTACTTTATACGGGCATTTTGCACGTCCGAATGAGCAGTGGAAAGATAGTGGAAATCAACAAGTGTTAGCTGTTTTTCAAGGACCACATAGTTACATCTCTCCGTCATGGTATGAAACAAATAAAGCAGTACCAACATGGAACTATGTTGCGGTCCATGTATATGGAGAGTTAGAAATTGTTGAAGATGAACAGGAATTAATAGATTCTCTTCAAGATTTAGTACATAAATATGAAAACTCAAAGAGCACCTACTCACTGAAGGATGTAGATCCGAATTATATGGAAGGATTAAGGATGGGAATAGTTGGGTTCAAAATAAAGATAAATAATATAGAAGGAAAAGCGAAGTTAAGTCAAAATCATTCTGTGGAGAGAAGAGAATTAGTTATAAAAGAACTTGAGAAAGTTGGGAGTGAGGGAAGCAGGGGGATTGCTAAAATGATGGAAAGGAATTAG
- a CDS encoding DUF4260 family protein, translated as MEKRIIHFEGLVVLLAAVYIYALCRFSWLLFIVLLFAPDLAMVAYAINKRVGAQIYNLFHTYIISILLVLIGVYLKMDTILMVGLIWTAHIGMDRMLGYGLKYETDFKDTHIQRL; from the coding sequence TTGGAGAAACGAATTATACACTTTGAAGGATTGGTCGTCTTATTAGCTGCGGTTTATATATATGCATTATGTAGATTTAGTTGGTTATTATTTATCGTATTACTTTTTGCGCCTGATTTAGCGATGGTGGCGTACGCTATTAACAAACGTGTCGGTGCACAAATTTATAATCTATTTCACACATATATCATATCAATATTACTTGTTTTAATAGGGGTCTATTTAAAGATGGATACAATTTTAATGGTTGGTTTAATATGGACAGCACATATTGGAATGGATCGAATGCTTGGGTATGGATTGAAGTATGAAACTGATTTTAAGGATACGCATATTCAGAGGTTATAA
- a CDS encoding DUF4176 domain-containing protein: MGCPYPDFNYLFNLDDIQEVVLTGYEVVD, from the coding sequence ATGGGATGTCCTTATCCAGATTTCAATTATTTATTTAACCTTGATGATATTCAAGAAGTTGTTTTAACAGGGTATGAGGTTGTTGATTAA
- a CDS encoding DUF2871 family protein: MKKLYNASFTYLIIGLLSGIFAREYGKFKGILGSTLLNLLHTHTLVLGFFFFLIALGLAKVFAFHEVKGFNKWFVLHNIALTLMLGSLAARGLLQLNGADFKGLTYIVGFSHSLMAFTLVWFMILLKKSSKI; the protein is encoded by the coding sequence AAATTATATAACGCATCGTTTACGTATTTAATTATTGGTTTACTATCAGGAATATTCGCTAGGGAGTATGGGAAATTTAAAGGAATACTAGGATCTACACTATTAAATCTTTTGCATACACATACGTTAGTACTTGGCTTTTTCTTCTTTTTAATTGCTTTAGGATTAGCGAAAGTATTCGCTTTTCATGAAGTGAAAGGATTTAATAAATGGTTTGTTTTACATAATATCGCATTAACTTTAATGTTAGGATCGCTGGCAGCGAGAGGACTTCTTCAACTAAATGGAGCGGACTTTAAAGGGTTAACTTATATTGTAGGGTTTTCTCATTCTCTGATGGCATTTACTTTAGTTTGGTTTATGATTTTATTGAAAAAATCGTCTAAAATATAG
- a CDS encoding tetratricopeptide repeat protein: protein MFTSTKSEQITQLLNEWYIEIRLRRIDSANRFKEQIDNKINILKTEYPKGIPDQNLLLYYSLLNFRYNYLIDNLGVSKDSFNKVESFEIPTNNFLSYYYHFFKAIHSDAIGNYILAREHYDKAEALLQYIPDEIEKAEFYYKLGYSYYDNQQTLQAIKEVTKAKEMFSNHLGYEVNVAFCDNILGLACINLKEWELAEEHFTAAMNQFQKTGKEKFILMVRHNLGWMYSNQNLHTLAIRYLSEVVEKSPNHYKAIFASALEHYKLKEIGIADELIKRGLNISNELKQEEFQHRFTILQELNNSSSAKVFEKVALAGIKYFDREELYEDVQEHYESLAIKFHDENQHSEASEYFYRALQAKKKANAKGGLK from the coding sequence ATGTTTACATCCACTAAAAGTGAACAAATCACACAGCTATTAAACGAATGGTACATAGAGATTCGTTTAAGACGTATAGATAGTGCAAATCGTTTTAAAGAGCAAATAGATAATAAAATTAACATTTTAAAAACCGAATATCCAAAAGGTATACCTGACCAAAACCTATTACTTTATTATTCTCTACTAAATTTCCGATACAATTATTTAATTGATAACTTAGGCGTCTCTAAGGACAGTTTCAATAAAGTTGAATCGTTTGAAATTCCAACAAATAATTTTTTATCATATTACTATCATTTCTTTAAAGCTATTCACTCTGATGCAATTGGAAACTACATATTAGCGAGAGAGCATTATGATAAAGCTGAGGCTTTACTTCAATACATTCCTGATGAAATTGAAAAGGCAGAATTCTACTATAAACTAGGCTACTCCTACTATGATAATCAACAAACACTTCAAGCCATCAAAGAAGTAACAAAAGCTAAAGAGATGTTTTCTAATCACCTAGGATATGAAGTGAATGTAGCTTTTTGTGATAACATTTTAGGTTTAGCATGTATAAATTTAAAAGAATGGGAACTTGCTGAGGAACATTTTACAGCTGCAATGAATCAGTTCCAAAAAACAGGAAAAGAAAAATTCATTTTAATGGTTCGACATAATTTAGGATGGATGTATTCAAATCAAAACCTTCATACATTGGCTATTCGTTATCTTTCCGAAGTTGTCGAGAAATCCCCAAATCATTATAAGGCTATCTTTGCTAGTGCTTTAGAACACTACAAATTAAAGGAAATTGGTATCGCAGACGAGCTAATAAAAAGAGGATTAAATATTAGTAACGAACTAAAACAAGAGGAATTCCAACATCGCTTTACGATTTTACAAGAATTAAATAACAGTTCATCTGCTAAAGTATTTGAAAAAGTAGCATTAGCAGGAATTAAATATTTTGACAGAGAAGAATTATATGAAGATGTTCAGGAACATTATGAATCATTGGCAATTAAGTTCCATGACGAAAACCAACATTCTGAGGCAAGTGAATATTTTTACCGGGCATTACAGGCAAAGAAAAAAGCAAACGCTAAAGGAGGATTAAAATGA
- a CDS encoding GrpB family protein — translation MKQFITVEKYNTQWESEFCKLQTLINNVMGELIFSIEHVGSTSIKGLASKPILDVDVIIEDYDVFPKVIKRLEHIGYFHQEEWSFKGREAFGRKNQYVPRDGKNTIWMEHHLYVCDKNSEELRRHVAFRDYLRGNPNVVIEYGKLKKELAETAENRLNYSLGKTEFIEYVLEKAMKGSLNKGVCINKKID, via the coding sequence TTGAAACAATTTATTACTGTTGAGAAATATAATACACAATGGGAAAGTGAATTTTGTAAATTACAGACGTTGATTAATAACGTAATGGGAGAACTCATTTTTTCTATAGAGCACGTTGGGAGTACATCTATTAAAGGTCTTGCTTCTAAACCGATATTAGATGTCGATGTTATAATAGAAGATTATGATGTTTTTCCAAAAGTAATAAAAAGGCTTGAACACATAGGTTATTTTCATCAAGAAGAGTGGAGTTTTAAGGGGAGAGAAGCCTTTGGGAGAAAGAATCAATATGTTCCGAGGGACGGGAAGAATACAATTTGGATGGAACATCATTTATATGTATGCGATAAGAATAGTGAAGAGTTAAGAAGACATGTGGCGTTTCGTGATTACCTTCGTGGAAATCCAAACGTTGTTATTGAATATGGAAAGCTAAAGAAAGAATTAGCAGAAACGGCGGAAAATCGCTTAAATTATAGCTTAGGTAAAACGGAATTTATTGAATATGTATTAGAAAAAGCTATGAAGGGATCGTTGAATAAGGGAGTTTGTATAAATAAAAAAATTGACTAG
- a CDS encoding FAD-linked oxidase C-terminal domain-containing protein, with protein sequence MEITIERLVNELKDVLPEDQVVVNKTVRELHSKDESYHTSSLPDVVVFPKTTEEVRAIMKVASEHKKPVIPFGVGSSLEGHIIPYEKGITVDFSLMNKILEIREKDFLVKVQPGVTRSQLNKELKKYGLFFSVDPGADATLGGMAATNASGTTAVRYGVMRDQVRDLEVVLADGQVIHTGNLAAKSSSGYHLNGIFVGSEGTLGCFTELTLKVYGIPEHVMAARASFLTINDAVEAVINILQAGIPIARIELVDELSMKQVNHYNETNYREEPTLFLEFHGNEAGLTQDIEFTKEIVFDHKCREVAFETETAARNKLWDARHNLAYSYVHSYPGKKLMSTDVCVPISELAGAIQHAKETLDKVGLVGGILGHVGDGNFHVLLMIDPNDKDEVRKGDEINESIVLYALKRGGTCTGEHGVGIGKQKYQEEEHGAALLVMEKIKKALDPQNILNPNKIFKLKNKE encoded by the coding sequence ATGGAAATAACAATTGAGCGTTTAGTAAATGAATTAAAGGATGTACTTCCTGAAGATCAAGTAGTGGTTAATAAGACAGTAAGAGAGTTACATAGTAAAGATGAATCTTACCATACTAGTAGTTTACCTGATGTAGTTGTTTTTCCAAAAACGACGGAAGAGGTTAGAGCAATAATGAAAGTAGCGAGTGAGCATAAAAAACCTGTCATTCCATTTGGAGTAGGATCTAGTTTAGAAGGTCATATAATTCCTTATGAAAAGGGGATTACAGTTGATTTTTCATTAATGAACAAAATACTTGAAATAAGAGAGAAAGATTTTCTAGTGAAGGTACAACCGGGAGTGACACGCTCTCAGCTCAATAAAGAATTGAAAAAGTACGGTCTGTTTTTTAGTGTAGATCCAGGTGCAGATGCAACGTTAGGTGGAATGGCTGCTACGAATGCAAGCGGAACGACAGCGGTGAGATATGGAGTTATGCGTGATCAAGTTCGTGATTTAGAGGTGGTACTTGCTGATGGACAAGTGATACATACTGGCAATTTAGCGGCGAAGTCATCATCAGGTTATCATTTGAATGGTATTTTCGTAGGGTCAGAGGGAACGCTAGGATGCTTTACAGAGCTAACATTAAAAGTATACGGCATACCAGAACATGTTATGGCGGCGAGAGCATCGTTTCTAACTATAAATGATGCAGTAGAAGCTGTTATTAATATACTGCAAGCTGGCATTCCAATTGCGAGAATAGAACTTGTTGATGAATTATCTATGAAACAAGTAAATCATTATAATGAAACAAATTACAGAGAAGAACCAACACTGTTTTTAGAGTTTCACGGAAATGAAGCAGGGCTAACGCAAGATATCGAGTTTACGAAGGAAATTGTTTTTGATCATAAATGTAGAGAAGTTGCTTTTGAAACTGAAACTGCGGCGAGAAATAAATTATGGGATGCAAGACATAACTTAGCATACTCTTACGTTCATAGTTACCCTGGTAAAAAGCTAATGAGTACGGATGTTTGTGTACCAATTTCGGAATTAGCTGGCGCAATACAACATGCGAAAGAGACATTAGATAAAGTTGGTCTTGTTGGTGGTATTCTTGGTCATGTAGGAGATGGGAATTTTCACGTGCTCTTAATGATTGATCCAAATGATAAAGATGAAGTGAGAAAAGGGGACGAAATAAACGAAAGTATCGTACTGTATGCTCTTAAACGTGGTGGAACGTGCACAGGAGAGCACGGCGTTGGAATAGGGAAGCAGAAGTATCAAGAAGAAGAGCATGGGGCTGCGCTTTTAGTAATGGAAAAAATAAAGAAAGCTCTTGATCCGCAAAATATTTTAAATCCGAATAAAATTTTTAAGTTAAAAAATAAGGAATGA
- a CDS encoding protein adenylyltransferase SelO family protein — MTKNNEAGWNLDNSYTNLPQTFYTEIPPTPVSSPELVKLNHSLAISLGFNPEELKKEAEIAIFAGNALPEGAHPLAQAYAGHQFGHFNMLGDGRALLIGEQITPSGKRFDIQLKGSGPTPYSRRGDGRAALGPMLREYIISEAMYALDIPTTRSLAVVTTGEPTYRETKLPGAILTRVASSHIRVGTFQYAAARGSIEDLQSLADYTIKRHYPEIEAHENRYTALLQEVVKKQASLIAKWQLVGFIHGVMNTDNITISGETIDYGPCAFMDNYDQGTVFSSIDTQGRYAYGNQPYMAAWDLARLAESLIPILHEDEEEALKIAQDEISKFSVQYENNWFLGMKKKLGLFNEDEQDKALIEKLLKMMEKYKADYTNTFRSLTLNTLESSPLFGSDEFKEWYNQWQSRLERQEESKENAYEMMKNNNPSIIPRNHRVEEALEAAVTNGDYSVMDKLLEALSNPYEYSQEQADYCTPPAPTNRPYRTFCGT, encoded by the coding sequence ATGACTAAAAATAATGAAGCTGGTTGGAATTTAGATAATAGTTACACGAATCTACCACAAACATTTTATACAGAAATCCCCCCTACTCCCGTAAGTTCACCGGAGCTAGTTAAACTAAATCATTCACTAGCAATATCTCTTGGCTTTAATCCTGAAGAATTGAAAAAAGAAGCTGAAATTGCTATTTTCGCTGGTAATGCACTCCCAGAAGGAGCTCATCCATTAGCACAAGCGTATGCCGGTCATCAATTCGGACATTTTAATATGTTAGGCGACGGTCGTGCTCTTTTAATTGGCGAACAAATTACTCCTTCAGGTAAACGTTTTGACATTCAACTGAAAGGTTCTGGCCCTACTCCGTATTCACGACGCGGTGATGGTCGCGCTGCACTCGGTCCGATGCTACGTGAGTATATTATTAGTGAAGCAATGTATGCACTCGATATTCCAACTACTCGCAGTTTAGCAGTTGTTACAACTGGCGAACCAACATATCGTGAAACAAAGTTACCTGGAGCAATTTTAACTAGAGTCGCTAGCAGTCATATACGTGTCGGCACATTTCAATATGCTGCAGCTCGCGGTTCTATCGAGGATCTTCAATCACTAGCTGACTATACGATAAAAAGGCATTATCCAGAAATTGAGGCTCATGAAAACCGATATACTGCATTACTACAAGAAGTCGTAAAGAAACAAGCAAGTCTCATCGCTAAATGGCAACTTGTTGGATTTATCCATGGTGTAATGAATACTGACAATATAACGATTAGTGGAGAAACGATTGATTACGGCCCTTGTGCATTTATGGACAATTACGACCAAGGAACTGTATTTAGCTCTATTGATACACAAGGTCGCTACGCATATGGGAATCAGCCATATATGGCCGCATGGGACCTTGCGCGATTAGCAGAATCTTTAATACCTATTCTGCACGAAGATGAAGAAGAAGCATTAAAGATTGCACAAGACGAAATTTCAAAATTCAGCGTGCAGTACGAAAACAATTGGTTCCTCGGAATGAAGAAGAAATTAGGACTATTTAACGAAGACGAACAAGACAAAGCACTTATTGAGAAACTTTTAAAAATGATGGAGAAATATAAAGCCGATTACACAAATACATTCCGTTCTTTAACTCTTAACACGTTAGAAAGCAGTCCTCTCTTTGGTAGCGACGAATTTAAAGAATGGTACAATCAATGGCAATCTCGATTAGAACGACAAGAAGAATCGAAAGAGAACGCCTATGAGATGATGAAAAATAATAACCCATCAATCATCCCTCGAAACCACAGAGTGGAAGAGGCATTAGAAGCAGCTGTTACAAATGGTGACTATAGCGTAATGGATAAACTTCTTGAAGCTTTATCAAATCCTTATGAATATTCTCAAGAACAAGCGGATTACTGTACACCTCCTGCACCGACTAATCGTCCTTATAGGACTTTTTGCGGGACGTGA
- a CDS encoding FAD-dependent oxidoreductase yields the protein MKPNYVPVLIVGGGLSGLASALFLAKHNIDYLLIERHQSTAIHPKAGGITFRTMELFRELGLEQRIRSAGKTLENCRGRIAVHTIAEANKEELAKMRTAQYGNDEKLLQKIEEISPSKQTACYQITLEEMMLLEAKTLGGQLSFYHELVSFEQKEKGVIATIRDRESEKESVVHCDYVIAADGAKSKIREQLGITTEGRGTIGGYYMNIYFEADLGEFIQGDAFGFSMVLHPEVLGALIPVDNVKKWIYHVAYDPIKGERAEDFSIERCKQIIQTAIGSTNVEPEILSVLPWEASESTAVKFQDNRIFLVGDSAHIMPPTGGFGSNTGIQDAHNLAWKLAAVIRGKAKPKLLETYHEERYPVAKLTTNYASSLLFRAANREEGSLNNMDGLAVTVGYRYCSDAIIDDSVTSHRMDIVKLNGRPGTRAPHFWGTYDGKEVSILDLLGNDFVLLTRAENRTWAECVQDVSSKLGINIKVCHVGLRGDFIAQEDIFSKLYGIENGEAVLIRPDGFIGWRSEKEVVNPDVVLGEAMGNLLCDF from the coding sequence ATGAAACCAAATTATGTACCAGTTTTAATTGTTGGAGGGGGATTATCAGGATTAGCATCTGCGTTATTTCTTGCAAAACATAATATTGATTATTTACTGATTGAAAGGCACCAGTCTACTGCAATTCATCCGAAAGCAGGTGGAATCACTTTTCGTACGATGGAGTTATTTCGAGAATTGGGTTTAGAACAAAGAATTAGATCGGCGGGTAAAACATTAGAAAATTGCCGAGGAAGAATAGCGGTTCATACAATAGCTGAGGCGAATAAGGAAGAATTGGCAAAAATGAGGACCGCTCAATATGGAAACGATGAAAAGTTACTTCAAAAAATAGAAGAGATTAGTCCATCAAAACAAACTGCTTGTTATCAAATTACTTTAGAAGAGATGATGTTACTAGAAGCAAAAACATTAGGCGGGCAACTATCTTTTTATCATGAATTAGTTTCTTTTGAACAAAAGGAAAAAGGAGTAATAGCAACGATTCGGGATCGCGAATCGGAAAAAGAGAGCGTTGTTCATTGTGACTATGTAATTGCAGCAGATGGAGCGAAAAGTAAAATACGTGAGCAACTAGGAATTACAACCGAGGGACGAGGTACAATCGGTGGCTATTATATGAATATTTATTTTGAAGCGGATTTAGGTGAGTTTATACAAGGAGATGCATTTGGTTTTTCTATGGTACTTCATCCGGAAGTTCTTGGTGCACTTATCCCGGTTGATAACGTAAAAAAATGGATTTATCATGTAGCTTATGATCCAATAAAAGGGGAACGAGCAGAGGATTTTTCTATAGAACGCTGTAAACAAATTATTCAAACAGCAATTGGAAGTACAAATGTTGAACCAGAAATATTAAGTGTTTTACCGTGGGAAGCGAGTGAAAGTACAGCGGTAAAATTCCAAGATAATCGCATTTTTTTAGTTGGTGATTCTGCACATATTATGCCGCCAACAGGAGGATTTGGTTCAAATACAGGAATACAAGATGCACATAATTTAGCTTGGAAATTAGCTGCTGTTATAAGAGGGAAGGCAAAACCAAAATTGTTAGAAACATATCATGAAGAGAGATACCCTGTTGCAAAATTAACGACGAATTATGCGAGTAGTTTATTATTTCGTGCTGCGAATAGAGAGGAAGGCAGTTTGAATAATATGGATGGTTTAGCTGTAACTGTTGGGTATCGGTATTGTTCAGATGCGATAATAGATGACTCAGTTACCTCGCATAGAATGGATATCGTAAAGTTGAACGGAAGACCTGGAACGCGAGCACCACACTTTTGGGGAACATATGATGGGAAAGAAGTTTCGATACTTGATTTATTAGGTAACGATTTTGTATTACTTACTAGAGCGGAAAATCGCACTTGGGCCGAGTGTGTACAGGATGTTTCATCTAAATTAGGAATAAATATAAAAGTTTGTCACGTTGGTTTAAGGGGAGACTTTATTGCTCAAGAAGATATTTTTAGTAAATTATATGGGATAGAGAATGGAGAAGCTGTATTAATTAGACCAGATGGCTTTATAGGATGGCGTTCGGAAAAAGAGGTAGTAAATCCAGATGTAGTGCTTGGAGAGGCAATGGGTAATTTATTATGTGATTTTTAA
- a CDS encoding Phr family secreted Rap phosphatase inhibitor encodes MKKLLLSFMGIITILALSIGVTNPTKLDHSNTKIQSLSVGDGGG; translated from the coding sequence ATGAAAAAGTTACTCTTAAGTTTTATGGGAATCATTACAATTCTAGCATTAAGTATCGGTGTAACAAACCCAACGAAATTGGATCATTCTAATACCAAGATACAAAGTCTTTCTGTAGGTGATGGCGGCGGTTGA
- a CDS encoding metalloregulator ArsR/SmtB family transcription factor, producing the protein MIKMNKQEQLSVIKKDFIDSQKVLLAIGDETRQAILLVLMETECQAGLRVGEITKQTHLSRPAVSHHLKILREAGIILMRKEGTKNFYYIDIRTKLGLLKNLVLDIEKLLHNFY; encoded by the coding sequence GTGATTAAAATGAATAAACAAGAACAATTAAGTGTTATAAAAAAAGATTTTATTGATTCACAAAAAGTATTATTGGCAATTGGTGATGAAACACGTCAAGCTATTTTGTTAGTTCTCATGGAAACTGAATGTCAAGCAGGATTACGTGTAGGAGAAATTACGAAACAAACACACCTTTCTCGACCAGCGGTATCACATCACCTTAAAATTTTACGAGAAGCCGGTATTATTTTAATGCGAAAAGAAGGTACAAAAAACTTTTATTATATTGATATACGTACAAAATTAGGTTTATTAAAGAACCTTGTATTAGATATTGAAAAGCTATTGCACAACTTTTATTGA